Sequence from the Fibrobacter sp. genome:
GTTCTTTTTTTTTCGTTATAGGCTTTCTTTTTATATATTTCGGTGAAAATAGGACATTGGAGTTATATAATGAAACGTTCTCTTTTACTGGCTATTTGCCTCTCTGTAGTATCAGCATTCGCTGGTGCATATGATATTGATGAATTTACCGCTAAGGACAAGGGCACTCCCGACGAATACATCACCGCAGAATTCGGTGGCAAGCTGAAGGTCGCTCCGGCTGACGAAGTCGAAAGCCTCCAGAGCGGCCGCCTGGTCGTCCGTCAGAAGTTTGTCGACCCGTTTAGCGACGGCGACGCAACCTACCAGCTCTTCCAGGGCGCCGCTGGCGACCTCTCCTCCATGACCGCTCTTTCCGCAGACGGCGTTGACTATTCCAAGTTGGTTTCCGCCAAGCTTTACAAGCGCAAGGGTATGAAGGTTTCCGACGACGTTGAAAAGGTTTATTTCGACGGTAAGTCCGTTTATGCTCCGGGTCTCTCCAGCGCAATCGTTTTCATTGACGGTGCTGCAGTCTCCCTTAAGGCAAGCGACAATGCCGCTGCTTCCGAAGAATCTGAAGAATCCGAAGAATCCACCGAAACTGCAGCTGCTAGCAGCTACGATGATGACGAATGCGATGCAGATGACGATGATTGTGACGAAGATCTTTCCAAGTACAGAACTAACGCCCCCATCGACGACTCTGCCGACGACCGCGACTATGCTGCAAGTGGTGCCGCAACCGACATTACCGGTCGTTTCGGTATTGCTGATGAAGTCCGCTTCTGGACCGCAGTTGGTCTTTCTGCATTGGCCGCAGCAAGTATCGTCATCGGCGTTACCCAGCACTCCACCGCCAACAAGGCTATGGACAACTACGACAAGCTTAACACCATTTACAGCGCTATCATGAGCGACTGTAAGGGCGACAAGTCTTGCGAAGAAAAGGTCCTTCAGAGTGGCGAACTTGATATTAACAACAGCGGCGAAAGCATGAAGTGGACCGTTATGGACCTCAAATCCCGCATGGACACAAACCAGAAAACCCATGATTCCTACGCCCTCGCCCGTAACCTCTGGTTCGGTCTCGCAGGCGCATCTATCGCAGGCGCTGTCGTTCTCTTTGTATGGTAATTAGCAAGGGTAAAATCTCAATCCAAGACCTCCAGTTCGACTGCATCATCGGGACCCTCCCCGTTGAACGCGAGAACGAACAGCCTATTGTATTGAACGTTTCCATTTGGTTGGATTTTACCCTGGCAGCCCGTAACGAAGATCTGGCTCATTCCATAGACTATGCTCAATTGGCGGAAGACCTGAAAGGGTTTGTCCGCCTTTCTTGTTTCCAGTTGGAAGAAACCTTGGTTGTGGAAACAGCCAAGTACATTCTGGAACACTACCCCAAGGCCGAAGCCGCAGAAGTGTCCGTCAGCAAGCCCATGGCAATTCCTAACTGCAGAGGCGCAGTCTCTACAGTAAAAATCTGCCGCTAGGACCTAAAGGATCTGTAGCGTAAAGCTTCAGACAGATCTAGAATTTCAACAGATTCAGCGTTGCGCAGGTCGGCTATGGTTCTTGCAACCTTAAGCAACCGATAATAGCCTCTGGCACTTAAATTCATTTTATCCGCAGCAGAAATGGCAAATCGTTCTGCTGCGTTTGTCATTTTACAGGAAGACTTGGCAAATTCAGAGGTCATGTCAGAATTCGCCTTGAAGTTAGTCCCCTTGAAACGTTCCTGCTGGATTGCCCGAGCAGCAAAAACGCGCTTACGGATGTCCGCGGATGACTCCCCCGTATTCTTCTTAGCAAACATTTCTACCTCCACCGGAGGCACACTCACCTGAATATCGATACGATCTAACAGCGGGCCAGAAATACGCTCCTGATACCGTTTGCGGGCATCAGGAAGGCAAGTGCAGCTGCGCTTGGGATCCATAGAATAACCACAGGGGCAGGGATTCATGGCGGCGCCCATCATAAAGCGGGCTGGCCACACGACAGACCCGCTGACACGACTGACCGTGATAGCGCCTTCCTCCATAGGTTCGCGGAGGGCCTCCAGAACCGCACGATTGAATTCAGGCAGTTCATCAAGAAACAGCAAACCATTATGCGCTAGGCTCGCCTCCCCTGGACGTAAACGGCCTCCCCCACCCACAAGAGAAACCATGGATGCAGAATGGTGCGGCATACGAATCGGCCTGCTAAGGACAGGTTTAAAGCCATCGGCATCCCCCAAAAGCCTTGCGCAGGAATGAATTCTTGTGGTCTCAAGAATTTCGGCATCCGTCATCTCGGGCAGAATGCCTGGAAGGCATTTCGCACAAAGCGTCTTGCCGGCGCCCGGAGAGCCAACCAAAAGGAAATTGTGGGCGCCGGCAGCCGCCACCTCCAAAGCTCGTTTTACCCCTTCCATTCCCACCACATTTTTAAAATCAGGCACATCAAAATTTGCACAAACATTCCGAAGCCCCTTCAACCCAGATGACGCTACCGCTTTTGAAACAGCCCCATTTTCCAACAAATTAACACACTCATCCAAAGAATCCGCACATACATACCGAACTCCATCTACCAAGGAAGCCTCACTTTCATTTGCGCGGGGAATCACCAAAACGCTTCTCGGGTCAGAAACCAGATCCATGGCAATAGAAAGTACCCCACGCACAGGCTTCAGCAATCCATCAAGTGAAAGTTCACCAACAAATACAAAGCGTTCCAAATCAGGAACTTCAATTTCCTCCGTAGCCACTAAAAGACCAATAGCCAGAGGCAAATCCAAGGCGCTGCCCTCTTTACGCAAATCCGCGGGCGACAGGTTCACCGTGGTGCGGAAACCTGTCACCACCTTGCCTATGGAACGAATAGCCGAAACCACACGTTCCCTAGACTCCCTTACCGCATTGTCCGGCAATCCAACCAAAGTAAATCCAGGCAACCCCTGCGAAGCATCAACCTCGACATTCACAGGAATTGCTTTAATACCAAACAAGCAGTAAGAGCGGATTCGACGAAACAAGATATACCTGCCTAAGCTACAGAAGCCTGATACTTTTCAAGGACACAGTTTTCAATATGTTCACGAAGCTGGCGGGTAATGGGATTGCAAATAGAGCGGAAATCTTCGCCCTTGTAGAAAGGGTCGTTGGGATAACCCACGAACAAACCGTTTTCGCCATCCATCACGCGAAGGCCGCGAATCAACATCTGGTCATTCAGCACCACCGTTGCAAGGCCCTTCATGTGGCCAAGACTGGGGCCTTCCTTAAACGGAAATACCTGAACGTTTGTAACAGCAAGACATTCAAACTGGGATGTCTTTTCCTCTTCTTTTTCATTCTTTGCCATATGGCCTCCTAATTTGATTTTTCATCGTTTTGGCGCCGCACCATTGCAGTCGCCATCCAACGACGAGGCCATAAATGCAAAACCCGTGCCAAGACAGGAATTGTTGTTTTTTTTCTAATAAATTCAAAAGATCACAATGATCAAAGATGATTAAAACGATTAAATTAATCAGTAATCAATCATTTTAATCAGTGGTCAAGAACAACCAATACTTTGCTATTTTATCAATATGATTTTGAACGCAAATATGAACTGGACTCCAAACCAGGGAATTCAACTTCCCGTGGTTCTTGCAGAAGTAAACATTACAGCAGACAAACTCCAGGTGGACTTCTCCGTAGAAGAACCCGACAATTGTTTTCGTGCAGAAGTCCGGGAAGACAACGGCAGAAGTTGGGAAGATTCCTGTGTGGAAATCTTTTTGCAGAACCCTGCCAACCGCGAGGAATACTTCAATTTTGAAACCACAAGCCGCGGCCACGTTCTTGCCGCGCATGGTCCCGACCGTAACAATCGCGAAGTTCTCCCTCAAAGCGAAATCAACAAAATCATCCGAACCAAGCAATTAGCCAGCGTCGCAGGGAACCTGATTTGCTGGGGTATGAGCATCCGCATTCCTGCCAGCATTTTTGGCTTGAGTAGTTTCGAAGGTTGCGTCCTACGCGGAAATCTCTACAAGTGTGGTGACAAGTCCAAGACACCCCATTACTTGAGCGCCTTCCCCATTGAAACAGAAAAACCGGACTTCCACCGTCCGGAATTTTTCCAGGAATTCTAAGAGATTTTTTATTTCATCTTGATTTTCATTTCAAAGACCACACGATGGTCATCATCTTCAATTTTCATGTAGGTGGCGCCCTTATGGTCAGCACGGAAAATCGTAAGCATCATACCTTCCAAGGATTCGCCAAGGAAATGAACCTCCATTTCTGACGGAGTGCAAAGTTCCCAGTCGGCAGCGGCAAAGACATTCATGGCCAGCTTCACATACTCGATGTTGTTCATGTGGTGGGACATATCGATGTGCTGCGGCAGAACACGTTGCTGGTAGATTTCCTCGTACTCTTCGGGAGTCACTTCAAACTTCGTGAACTTGTCATCAAGAACCGGCTCCGGGAAATTCTCCGTGGGAAAATCCACAGCTGACAATTTCATGGGACGATGACGATTCAAATCCAAGCAGCAAGCTTCCTGTACAGCAAGGACAATGGGTTCTCCATCAACCGTTGTAACCGCCGTATTTTCGTAAGTACGAATCAGGCCGTTATTCGCCGGGAAGGATGTAGTCACCACCTTGTCGCCCCAGAACGGGCGCTGGAAAAACTTGAACTTGGCCTTGGTAATAACCCAGTAGCCACCCTTCTCCTTCACAAAGAAATTGTCCTGCTTAATCTTGCCGAAGTTCTCGGTAAAATTATCCTGAACCATGAGCACAGTCTGAGCCACACCCATTTTTCCGGATACGTCAATGTAAGCCGACGTAATGGTACGCGGTTTCTGGAAAACTAGAGGATTTTTAGCAAGAGAATAAATGTCGATCATATAGGGTCCAGGTTCGAGACTCGAGGTTCGATAATTAACACTCTAAATATAATTGCTATTCTTATAAAAAGAGTTTGCCACTAGTCGGATTTTTTTGCAACAATCTAAAGCTTCAGTCGTAACACTCGCACAGGGCGATTATTACCACAATACAGTTCAGGGCAAAGGCATTCCTCGCCTGTGGCCATAAAACCGCATTTTTCCATGACGCGGCCAGAAGCCGGATTGTCTACAAAATGTCCGCTGACAACGCTTGCATATTGGCCCTGTTCACGCATATAATCAAGCATCAACTTCAAGGCCTCGGTACAGTGGCCCTGATTCCAATAAGACTTTCCTACCCAGTATCCTATGGTCGGTTCGTCCCCAACAGCAGGCAGCCCGCAATCGCAGGAAGGACCATAGCCCATGGCGCCAATGACATCGCCGGATTCCTTAAGCACAATGGCCCAGGTGCTGTCGTTTCTAAAGACGTTCTGGATAATGCTTAAGCTTTCTTCCGCCGACTCGTGAGGTTTCCAGCCGGCACGACGACCGATGTCAGGATCTGAAGCCAGTTCAAATAGGCGGGACGCGTCGCCGTCTTCCCACGGGCGCAGGAATATTCTTTCGGACTGCAGTCTCAAATATTCAAAGCGATACTGTTGCAAAATTTCGGGATATTTTTCCCGGTCCACTTCACTCAGGAACATTTGCTTTTCGCGAATCCAGCGTCCCCGATCGCCATACATCTTACGATAGACCACATAGTCTTCTTCCGTTTCGGAATGCTTGGCCACAGACTCTACGCAGTAGTAGAGATTCTTGAAATGACGATAAATACCATTGATAACAAGTTCACGAGTCATGTTTTAAAAATAAGAAAAACGCCGCGGGCCGAATGCCGCGACGTTCTTTTTATTAATTTCTATGAATTCTTCTTAAGCGCAGATTAGATGCGTAGCATTTTCTTAAGCGTAGATAATCAAGCTAGACAAGGCGCGAAAGCTCGTAGCGTATAAAACATACGTGAGAGCTTGAGCAACGAAGTATAGCGTAGATTAGATGCGCTTCAGAACCAAGAGGTGGCCAGGAGCCTTGTTCGGGTCAAGACGGACAAAGTTCTTGTTGCCGCGCCAGACGAAGGATTCGTCGGTGATCAGGTCCTTCAGGAAGAAGAAGCTGTCGTTGTCGAGGCCAAGCTTTGCCATGTCCAGTTCCACCATGCCTTCCTGGGCGTTGTCCATGTCCATGTTGCAGACGAACAGGAGAACGTCGTCGCCAGTCTTCTTGGAGTAAACCATGAGCTGGTCGTTGGCGCAGTAGTGGAAGTCCAGGTTATCGTATTCCTGGAGAGCCGGATGTTCAAGACGTGCGGTATTCACGCGACGGACGAAGTCCTGGATGCCCGGACCAGCCCAGTTATGAACCTTGTACTGATACTTTTCAGAATCCTGCAGTTCTTCCTTGATGGGAGACGGAATGTTTTCGCAGAGTTCGTAACCGTTGTACATACCGGTAAGGCTACTCAAGGTTCCAGCCAGGAAGTAACGCTGCTTGAAGGCATTTGCACCCTTGTAGGCCAGATACTTGGGGAAGATATCCGGTGTGGTGGGGAAGAAAATACCGCGCATGTATTCCTTGGCGTCGGACTGGGTCAGTTCCTTCAGGTACTGTTCGAATTCCCACTTGGCGCTACGCCATGCGAAGTAGGTGTAGCTCATGTCGAAGCCGGCCTTGGCCAGGCGATGCATCATCTTCGGACGGGTGAAGGCTTCTGCCAGGAACACCAGTTCCGGACGCTTTTCCTTGACGTCGGCGATGAGCCATTCCCAGAACGGGAAGGGTTTGGTGTGCGGGTTATCGATACGGAAGATTTCCACGCCCTTGTCGGCCCAGAACAGGATGATGTTTTCGATTTCCTGCCAGAGTTCCTTGTAGTTCTTGTTGTAGTAGTCGAAGGGGTAAATGTCTTCGTACTTCTTGGGCGGGTTTTCTGCAAACTTGATGCTGCCATCCGGTTCGTGGTAGAACCATTCCGGATGTTCCTTAACGTAGGGATGGTCCGGAGAGCAGTTCAGAGCGATATCCAGAGCAAGGCGGAGGCCCTTACCGCGGGCAGCCTTGGCAAAGTGTTCAAAGTCCTTCATGGAGCCCAGTTCAGGGTCGGTAGCGTAATGGCCGCCGAACTTGTTACCTACGGCGTAAGGGCATCCCGGTTCCAGGGGCTTACCCTTCTTGTCGGTCTTGGCGTGGAGGGCGTTGTTTGCGCCCTTACGGTTGGTGACGCCAATGGGGTGAATGGGAACCAGATAAACAGTGTCAAAGCCGAGGTCAGCAATGTAGTCCAGCTGCTTTTCGCAGTCCTTCCAGGTTGCACTCTTGGTGGGGTCAGTGCCCTGGCTCTTGGGCCACATTTCGTACCAGGTACC
This genomic interval carries:
- a CDS encoding dihydroneopterin aldolase, with amino-acid sequence MVISKGKISIQDLQFDCIIGTLPVERENEQPIVLNVSIWLDFTLAARNEDLAHSIDYAQLAEDLKGFVRLSCFQLEETLVVETAKYILEHYPKAEAAEVSVSKPMAIPNCRGAVSTVKICR
- a CDS encoding YifB family Mg chelatase-like AAA ATPase — encoded protein: MNVEVDASQGLPGFTLVGLPDNAVRESRERVVSAIRSIGKVVTGFRTTVNLSPADLRKEGSALDLPLAIGLLVATEEIEVPDLERFVFVGELSLDGLLKPVRGVLSIAMDLVSDPRSVLVIPRANESEASLVDGVRYVCADSLDECVNLLENGAVSKAVASSGLKGLRNVCANFDVPDFKNVVGMEGVKRALEVAAAGAHNFLLVGSPGAGKTLCAKCLPGILPEMTDAEILETTRIHSCARLLGDADGFKPVLSRPIRMPHHSASMVSLVGGGGRLRPGEASLAHNGLLFLDELPEFNRAVLEALREPMEEGAITVSRVSGSVVWPARFMMGAAMNPCPCGYSMDPKRSCTCLPDARKRYQERISGPLLDRIDIQVSVPPVEVEMFAKKNTGESSADIRKRVFAARAIQQERFKGTNFKANSDMTSEFAKSSCKMTNAAERFAISAADKMNLSARGYYRLLKVARTIADLRNAESVEILDLSEALRYRSFRS
- a CDS encoding SpoVG family protein; the protein is MAKNEKEEEKTSQFECLAVTNVQVFPFKEGPSLGHMKGLATVVLNDQMLIRGLRVMDGENGLFVGYPNDPFYKGEDFRSICNPITRQLREHIENCVLEKYQASVA
- a CDS encoding thioesterase, which produces MIDIYSLAKNPLVFQKPRTITSAYIDVSGKMGVAQTVLMVQDNFTENFGKIKQDNFFVKEKGGYWVITKAKFKFFQRPFWGDKVVTTSFPANNGLIRTYENTAVTTVDGEPIVLAVQEACCLDLNRHRPMKLSAVDFPTENFPEPVLDDKFTKFEVTPEEYEEIYQQRVLPQHIDMSHHMNNIEYVKLAMNVFAAADWELCTPSEMEVHFLGESLEGMMLTIFRADHKGATYMKIEDDDHRVVFEMKIKMK
- a CDS encoding GNAT family N-acetyltransferase; this encodes MTRELVINGIYRHFKNLYYCVESVAKHSETEEDYVVYRKMYGDRGRWIREKQMFLSEVDREKYPEILQQYRFEYLRLQSERIFLRPWEDGDASRLFELASDPDIGRRAGWKPHESAEESLSIIQNVFRNDSTWAIVLKESGDVIGAMGYGPSCDCGLPAVGDEPTIGYWVGKSYWNQGHCTEALKLMLDYMREQGQYASVVSGHFVDNPASGRVMEKCGFMATGEECLCPELYCGNNRPVRVLRLKL
- a CDS encoding alpha-1,4-glucan--maltose-1-phosphate maltosyltransferase, with translation MAIIPTLKDNLVIENIRPSIEGGRFMIKREPGDTVTVQADIFRHSHEKYDAAIFFRHVPAEAPAKKTAKTAKSTKAAAVKWEQAPMHFVDNDLWEGSFTVNNIGYYEYKICAWTKEPKDVPTESPVMKLRVDPTYARTGTWYEMWPKSQGTDPTKSATWKDCEKQLDYIADLGFDTVYLVPIHPIGVTNRKGANNALHAKTDKKGKPLEPGCPYAVGNKFGGHYATDPELGSMKDFEHFAKAARGKGLRLALDIALNCSPDHPYVKEHPEWFYHEPDGSIKFAENPPKKYEDIYPFDYYNKNYKELWQEIENIILFWADKGVEIFRIDNPHTKPFPFWEWLIADVKEKRPELVFLAEAFTRPKMMHRLAKAGFDMSYTYFAWRSAKWEFEQYLKELTQSDAKEYMRGIFFPTTPDIFPKYLAYKGANAFKQRYFLAGTLSSLTGMYNGYELCENIPSPIKEELQDSEKYQYKVHNWAGPGIQDFVRRVNTARLEHPALQEYDNLDFHYCANDQLMVYSKKTGDDVLLFVCNMDMDNAQEGMVELDMAKLGLDNDSFFFLKDLITDESFVWRGNKNFVRLDPNKAPGHLLVLKRI